A window from Drosophila kikkawai strain 14028-0561.14 chromosome 2L, DkikHiC1v2, whole genome shotgun sequence encodes these proteins:
- the LOC108075904 gene encoding uncharacterized protein: MDNIYHQDNVRTESPELDELTQFIRNNYIFGLSFMCLTLVMWLIFTLSKWHPHKELPFPIYLLVITVFLVMMTLNCIPKIASCSPCKWIMAVIVVLCTTIAGCVLIDQVGTLNAVLTIVGVAIAILVLNFSGSKCPQDFLPGGVCSTILMMILLLVLICVGIAQLFSESRELLHVFVCILFIMVVIAILIQAQFNHGRLTVVEVSPPEHQMICALTLYLHTMIFLFCVFYFIQMEKLRQREVTRTTKDDSGYYTQ, translated from the exons ATGGACAACATCTACCATCAGGATAACGTCCGGACGGAGAGCCCCGAGCTCGACGAGCTGACGCAGTTCATCCGCAACAACTATATCTTTGGCTTGTCCTTCATGTGCTTGACTCTGGTTATGTGGTTAATCTTCACGCTAAGTAAGTGGCATCCGCACAAGGAATTGCCCTTTCCCATCTACTTGCTGGTGATCACCGTATTCTTGGTGATGATGACCCTCAACTGCATCCCCAAGATTGCCTCCTGCTCGCCCTGCAAGTGGATAATGGCGGTAATCGTCGTGCTCTGCACAACAATTGCCGGATGTGTGCTCATCGACCAAGTGGGAACGTTAAACGCAGTTCTGACGATCGTGGGTGTGGCCATCGCCATTCTAGTTCTCAATTTCTCGGGCTCCAAATGCCCGCAGGACTTTCTGCCCGGCGGCGTCTGCTCCACGATACTGATGATGATACTGCTACTAGTGCTGATCTGTGTGGGAATCGCCCAGTTATTCTCCGAAAGCAGAGAGCTGCTGCACGTCTTCGTTTGTATCCTGTTCATTATGGTGGTCATAGCGATTCTCATCCAGGCTCAGTTCAACCACGGCCGCCTGACCGTTGTGGAGGTGTCTCCGCCGGAGCACCAGATGATCTGCGCTCTGACCCTCTATCTCCACACCATGATATTCCTCTTCTGCGTTTTCTACTTTATCCAGATGGAGAAATTACGCCAGCGTGAGGTTACTCGAACCACGAAAGATGACAGCG GCTATTACACTCAGTGA
- the LOC108075882 gene encoding uncharacterized protein, producing MLNGSPRNLGLASWPPGAHLLNFPQPPEPNSQRLASVHFQSPPDRILNLRPCPLGPNPDNGGASGQLENAENERALAKKFIYLCYLVASVYSVIAAIQMLLITLLLKPSTADIMAGFVCVIISLMMLFFISILDNLRQILWISILLSALFAELVCAGVVLILAERTIMRVTLALVAASILLLIGYLLGAWLPKIVLPGERAMLVIIVVFGLISIFLITMHIFTNKVVYSNAYFCLLLVVLIPLTTYHAQLVHGRRFSLPFYEFVISATYIYLHFLLFFSAAFYCIWTFQLS from the coding sequence ATGTTAAATGGCAGTCCGAGGAACTTAGGGCTGGCCTCCTGGCCGCCCGGCGCCCATTTGCTCAACTTTCCGCAGCCGCCAGAACCTAATAGCCAGCGCTTGGCCTCAGTTCACTTTCAGTCGCCGCCGGATCGTATCCTCAACTTAAGGCCCTGCCCCCTGGGACCCAATCCGGATAATGGCGGAGCTTCCGGACAACTGGAGAATGCCGAAAATGAGCGGGCTCTGGCAAAGAAGTTCATCTATTTGTGCTATCTTGTGGCAAGTGTGTATTCCGTGATTGCTGCGATTCAAATGCTGTTAATCACGCTTCTACTAAAACCGTCCACCGCGGACATAATGGCCGGCTTCGTGTGCGTCATTATATCGCTGATGATGCTCTTTTTCATATCCATCCTGGACAATCTGCGGCAGATCCTCTGGATAAGCATCCTTCTGTCCGCCCTATTTGCGGAGTTGGTGTGTGCGGGTGTGGTCCTGATCCTGGCCGAAAGGACGATTATGAGGGTGACCTTAGCCTTGGTGGCTGCCAGCATCCTGCTCCTCATCGGCTATTTGCTGGGCGCCTGGCTGCCCAAGATTGTGCTGCCCGGCGAGCGAGCGATGCTCGTCATCATCGTAGTTTTTGGGCTGATCTCCATATTCCTCATCACCATGCATATCTTCACGAATAAGGTTGTCTACTCGAACGCATACTTTTGCTTGCTCCTCGTGGTCCTTATACCGTTGACCACCTACCACGCCCAGCTCGTGCACGGCCGGAGATTCAGTTTGCCCTTCTACGAGTTCGTCATCTCCGCCACGTACATCTATCTGCACTTCTTGTTATTCTTCAGCGCCGCCTTCTACTGCATCTGGACCTTTCAATTAAGTTAA
- the LOC108075912 gene encoding uncharacterized protein, producing MSCNKIICLSMPKLQPRLRLPGRLCQSEAERRDEEERIRNELGIEPRDVVVFVRTVYINASIFYFFLLVLVLLISSLGFKISEILPIPPYIYLVVAYSLLACIAYIGPRRLPASVGWALVLCIVLLLSLFTIYYTYNFGWIRLIICILFSGAVIHGLVVAGAKCRKSCLPNALVYAVIVFICAMGIIATLVLCLIEFQRSFVVSLFSFLAILAMAATLMQSQFIHCRTHYVPLGLELICALGLFVSKWTMLVCALLFAHTTDMQSLNLIS from the coding sequence ATGTcgtgtaataaaattatttgtttgtcGATGCCGAAATTACAGCCGCGCCTGCGCCTGCCAGGAAGACTTTGTCAGTCCGAAGCTGAGCGACGGGATGAGGAGGAGAGAATCAGAAACGAACTGGGAATCGAGCCAAGGGACGTGGTAGTGTTCGTACGTACCGTTTACATCAACGCATcgattttctatttctttctACTGGTGCTCGTGCTGCTCATCTCGTCGCTTGGCTTCAAGATATCCGAGATCCTGCCGATTCCGCCGTATATATATCTGGTTGTGGCCTACAGCCTCCTGGCATGCATTGCTTACATAGGGCCTAGGCGTTTGCCGGCCTCTGTGGGCTGGGCCCTGGTCCTCTGCATAGTACTGCTCCTGTCGCTGTTCACTATATACTACACATATAACTTCGGCTGGATCCGCTTGATCATATGCATATTGTTCTCAGGCGCTGTAATACATGGTTTGGTTGTGGCGGGAGCCAAGTGCCGAAAGTCGTGCCTGCCAAACGCCCTCGTCTATGCAGTGATCGTCTTCATCTGTGCTATGGGAATCATTGCGACGTTAGTTTTATGCCTTATCGAGTTCCAGAGATCTTTCGTAGTGAGCCTGTTTAGCTTCTTGGCCATTCTGGCGATGGCCGCCACCCTAATGCAGTCGCAGTTTATCCACTGCCGCACGCACTACGTCCCCCTTGGCCTTGAGCTCATCTGCGCGCTGGGACTCTTCGTCAGCAAGTGGACCATGCTAGTGTGCGCCCTTCTATTCGCTCACACCACTGATATGCAGTCATTGAATTTGATAAGTTAA
- the LOC108075924 gene encoding uncharacterized protein — protein sequence MSYRLLSMLSKIVGIILYFIKFQINMDRNNRAIRPWPRRNPDPEQEEPNEINARKLRIFIFKVYLCAAILCLLSAIPWICVSVLKPPVYSDIPVPPFMWLIITFVLLTVLSCAPQTPVTLWLCWGLVLGSLFFITLFGCYFVVLMSVWVVVGAMGISVVLLALLHLYGAKAPMLMLPNMLCTCAVMLVGFITLFVLLMMSLFTNDGRYVLASAIVFFIIVIFLAPFQASFICGRLQQVPYGEVASCANGIYMHFCFLATCLMIFASFTK from the coding sequence ATGTCGTATCGGCTGTTGTCGATGTTGTCAAAAATTGtaggtattattttatattttataaaattccaAATTAACATGGATCGGAATAATCGGGCGATACGGCCTTGGCCACGCAGAAATCCTGATCCCGAACAGGAGGAGCCGAATGAGATTAATGCGCGCAAGCTGCGGATCTTCATCTTTAAAGTTTACCTGTGCGCCGCCATCCTGTGCCTGCTGTCTGCTATTCCGTGGATCTGTGTATCGGTGTTGAAACCGCCTGTCTATAGTGATATTCCGGTGCCGCCGTTTATGTGGCTCATTATCACCTTCGTCCTCCTCACGGTACTTAGCTGTGCACCGCAGACGCCGGTAACTCTGTGGCTCTGCTGGGGCTTGGTCCTCGGCTCCCTGTTCTTCATCACCCTGTTCGGCTGCTACTTCGTGGTCTTAATGTCCgtgtgggtggtggtgggggcCATGGGCATTTCCGTGGTTCTGCTGGCCCTGCTCCACCTGTACGGAGCCAAGGCTCCAATGCTTATGCTGCCCAACATGCTCTGCACCTGCGCCGTAATGCTAGTGGGCTTCATCACGCTCTTCGTGCTCCTCATGATGTCGTTATTCACCAATGATGGCCGTTACGTCTTGGCCAGTGCTATTGTGTTCTTCATCATAGTGATCTTCTTGGCTCCCTTCCAGGCCAGCTTCATTTGCGGACGGTTGCAGCAAGTGCCGTACGGGGAAGTAGCCAGCTGTGCCAATGGGATTTACATGCACTTCTGTTTCCTGGCGACCTGCCTGATGATCTTTGCtagttttacaaaataa
- the LOC108075872 gene encoding uncharacterized protein: MLNYIQTMKICRRKTHRSSEIQIFGNPPHKRISYASRIYGLTIIMASIALIQWILFGALLGKTDYQKHEVLYGWWLACTFFAVAVLAWTNCGRKVPFNYILLGAIVESSTIYIAMEQTKSQNTLVNIYAGIIVVALMLASIFWGAYFPMFIVPGDLLLSLLVAISNIMMILFFINALWIHYDGLYVAVRNTFAVIAVSVMMYTATIIHDRQFDVPKNEYLFISALQFFAYMVLHERILTLATKNTVPANTDPHDHDLRSFLKTYA; the protein is encoded by the coding sequence ATGTTAAATTACATACAAACAATGAAAATATGTCGTCGCAAAACGCATCGTTCTTCTGAAATTCAGATCTTCGGCAATCCGCCCCATAAGCGCATCAGCTATGCCAGCCGCATCTACGGTCTGACTATCATTATGGCCTCCATTGCCCTGATCCAGTGGATACTTTTTGGCGCGCTCTTAGGAAAAACTGATTACCAGAAACACGAAGTCCTCTATGGCTGGTGGTTAGCGTGCACCTTTTTTGCAGTGGCCGTCCTCGCCTGGACCAATTGCGGACGCAAGGTACCGTTCAACTACATCCTCCTCGGAGCTATCGTGGAGTCATCCACCATATATATAGCCATGGAGCAGACGAAAAGCCAGAACACCCTAGTCAACATATATGCCGGCATCATTGTTGTGGCCCTCATGCTGGCCTCCATCTTTTGGGGCGCCTATTTTCCCATGTTCATTGTGCCGGGCGATCTGCTGCTCAGCCTTCTGGTGGCCATTTCCAACATCATGATGATTTTGTTCTTTATCAACGCCTTGTGGATCCACTACGATGGGCTGTACGTTGCTGTCCGAAACACCTTCGCCGTGATCGCCGTCTCCGTAATGATGTACACGGCTACCATTATCCACGATCGACAGTTTGATGTGCCCAAGAACGAGTATCTGTTTATCAGTGCCTTGCAGTTTTTCGCTTACATGGTGCTTCACGAGCGTATCCTCACTCTGGCCACCAAGAATACTGTTCCAGCTAATACCGACCCCCATGACCATGATCTCCGCAGTTTCCTGAAAACTTACGCCTGA